The Rhodamnia argentea isolate NSW1041297 chromosome 7, ASM2092103v1, whole genome shotgun sequence genome contains the following window.
AGTGCTGATACATTGTGTCAGATACTTTCATAgccgaaaaatctcaaacatctAGGCTCATGTATGCAATCGACCAAAGGAACAAAGCAAAGATCTATATGCCGGAACCTGCCCTTCGAAGTTCGAATGCAATGGATTGGGAAAAGTGCCAGCCAAGAATTGAGTGAGTCAGACTAATTTCCTGACATAGCATTGTACTTCCTGAAAGAGAGGCCACCAACCCCAAAGTACACGTGTGCATGCCTATTTGCATCACAAATAGGTATAGCGCAATAGGCTCCTGCACCGTGTTCACTTAATTTCCTCTGTACTGGACGTTAAAAGACCAAGTCCACTGTACAAAGGAGCAGCAGATGGGTCTTGCGTAATAACTATCAGAAGGACGTCTATACCAAAGTAAGGAACACAAGAACTTTAATCGCTTTTGGTAGCCTTAGCAATCCAATAATTGGCACAACAACTCAATGTTCCAAGAGCCCGAATCAGTAGTTTCAATTCTCCATCTCAGCGTCCAGCATCTCTCAGTCTCATTTCTTAGCTTCAGTTCTACAGATATAACTTGTAATAACTATACAAGAAGATGAGACAAGCCCCTACTTTCAGTTCTAGAGATATAACTTCATTTGCTCTAGTTAGACATACGGTCATGTTTAAGATCCATTCAGTAGATGAGAAGAGTTGATCAGCCCCGTTCTAGTTACTACTTAGCCTAGTCACCCATCAAACCACTTTCATTTACTATGATATGCACTCATTCCAACCATCTTGTGAATATATTCCACATCACTTGTCTTCAGGGTTATATGGGCCTAATATACATGTAGTCTCATCtatctattagcttaagcttttgaactAGACTTTCTAACACATCTCTTCACATCTATTGAACTGCTTAGAGATAGTATAATTCTTCCAATCAATGAGTTAGTTTCACATTTCCTCGTGGACATTTTCTGGTAGATGCTGTATCCACTCCTGCATTTTCATTATATAAAGAGAAACACCTGGAGTTCAAATTCTCATAGACAATTTCCAGTTGATTCTGCATCTACTCATACATCTCATCTAAAATAAGGAAAATCACTAGGATATTTGCATTAAGCACGGGCATAGAAAGGAAAGTATTCTTCATATCGACAACACATTGCAAGATGTATAAAAGGCCAGTATGCTAGTGGTCATATCAAACTCACCAGAATATAAACCAAAAAATTGACTGTGATAGAAATAACTTACCACCCTGTTAGGGCCCTTAGTTCTTTAGTTCGCTTCACAGGCATTGAAAATTGGCCAACGATGACATGATGAAGCAGAGATGACCTTGTTCCAGACTTCTTCCGAAAAAAGTTTTCCCACCAACCAAGATTTTCTGAGATGCTTTTGCTTGGTTCCTCAATGGGCTGACTTTGAAGTATACAGAGGTCAAAGCGATCCTCATACATGGAAACTACTGCCTCTATGTTTTGATGCAACCACAGGTTCAAAGCCACCTGTTGGTGAAAAGCAAAGGCTAAATCAAGTGTATCTTTTTATAGGAAAAACAATTCAACAAATGCAGCGATATACAACACAGGGTCCAAAGAAGAGAACACGAACATATATGATGCCTAAATAGAGCATGCTTAAATCTTCAGTAATCCCTATCAGAAACCATTGTAACAGGAAGCAAGTCAAATACTGTATTCAAATTCCGTGTCAAAAGTATGTCCCCTGAAAACACCAAAATGTTGTTTAAATCGACAGTTCACTTTCCAGAATAATAAGAAGCAAATTGAAAAACAATTCAGGGCCCAAGAAATGCTCTCTTTTGCATTCTTTTCTCTGTTAGTGACATtttgtgtttatttatttattccatgTGCACTACCAAAGGTGCAAAGAAACAGCTACCCACCATTTCCCTTGACCATTGAAAATTAGGTCCAGATgttagttttttctattttttcttctaaaaatGTGTGCGGGGGTGGCCCGGCCCCCCCGGCGGGCGGCCGCCACCGCGGCCGCACCGTTGGCGGCGGTATTTGGAAAATGGATTTTATTTCTGTTCTGGAAAGTAgaattttgtttctcatttaatctattttaacaactttttgaaatagaaaataaattgcgACCAAACGATTTTGAAATGGTTTGAacaaatttttcgatttttccccCTAATTTATCCAGCACGCAGCTGAGTCATCCATTGTAGACACATGAAAGACTCATTAGGTTGCTGTGGGCTTTCATAAAATAGTGGCCCAGTCAAACCATAATGTCAAGGATTAAGCTTGCACACGTAATGCTAAAGACATCTCTCTGAACCAATAAGCCACAGTCTCGGACCACCTATTCTTGCTCCAGCTATCCAACAATCAATGGGTGGGAGGACGTAaaatggaaagagagaagatCACATCATTCTACTTTCCATGTAACACCTAGCAATTGCAAAGAAGAAACACGAACAGGAAAATGCTTGTCTATTTAGGGAAACATGCATGATCAACAAAGAACATTTAAGTGGACAAATGCACTCTTGATGACACTTCCTCAAAGGAAAGGCTTGATTTGTCTATTagcaacaaaataagaaaacatTACCTCATTACGTAATCTTTGAAGAGCTCGGGTTGACAAAGAGCACAGAGCCAAATCCAAATTATTCATCTCATTTGACAAATTTCCATCTACGGAGATGAGCTCCAAATAGATACTTGCAATGCCATCTGCTATTGCAATCACCAGATCTTCTAGAATGGAAATCCCCTGTGAGACAAACAAGCAACTGTTGTAATAGCAATCCTTCCTGCCAGTACATTGAGAGAGGTATTAGAATGACGTCCAAACAATTCTGCTGAAGTGCTATGAAAAGAGATAACAATGATGCTGAAGGGCTGCACTGAGTGTTGTAAGAAAGCAAGGCTGCAGGAAGCAAAGAAGCATGTATAGCCTGTAGTAACACTATGACATGTCCAGAATACAGTATTCATATATGTCAATGCCTTCCAATGACGTATTACTTTGCTTCCAGGTTCATAATAATAGAATATAGCAAATTGGAATTGTAAGCAGTTCATCATTGGGAGATATGTCAATGCCTTCCAATGACGTATTACTTTGCTTCCAGGTTCATAATAATAGAACATAGCAAATTGGAATTGTAAGCAGTTCATCATTGGGAGACGTTATTATTTGGTAATAAGAATGTCCACATTATTTTGACTGtctactctctttctctcccctcCCCCATCCTTCCTTCAAGTTCATAGTCTATGTGCTGTAGGAGGGTTACACTGTCAAATATGCAGAAGAAAGAGTTTTATTTTCTGCGAGGATACTAAAGGTACTCTTGTTGCTTTGGCACCTAGCTGTCTAAAAGATGATATATAGAAGCCCGTCATAGTTCAAAAAGTTTGATGCCTCTTCCTCAAGCCAGTAAAATCAGCAGCATTAAAAGAGTTCAAGTTATGTTTTCAACTTCGTCTCAAGTTCCAGGAACCAGTGGTCTTAGTTGGTTTGTGTCTTTCATGAAATAGCTATTTCAAGTTGGTGACTTCAAGTACGCTTTCAGCTTAATTTCATTAAAGACATGAACCGACAAAGAGCAGCATCTACCTGAGAGAACCAAATTTTAAAAAGCAGAGTAATTCTGCAAAAAGATCCTCCTTGCCCGATCTCCTGATGTTCTGAAGTATGGTGCTGTCTCCTTCTAATTTCTGGAGCATCAAAGTAAATAATGCCTGACAAGATAAACAATGGTGCATCAATCAACTTGAAAGTTAAATCCGAGAACACACCAATGCATGCACATAAAAGTGCATGTCTACCCACACTGAGTTGAATAACTTGGAAGGCACCTCTTTCACATCGCTACTTCTTTCAGAAAGTTCATTGTCTAGCCAAGCCACACACACAGGGTGAGAGGAACTCTGTATGATTTCAGAAAACAGAACCAACCAATCTTCCACAGTCCCATTTTCAAAACCTTCTGGGATACTGTCCACCTACAAAAACATATAACATTGGTGAATCCTTCAGACACACCCAGCCACATATTTCAGCTAAAATAGTGACTTCCAGGAAGTGCAAAGTGACTCGAGACTACTGACTGTAGCATAATGTAACAAATAAGACAGTGCCTGCCTCTTTCTCAAGATACGTAAGAACAGCCCAAACCAACCGTAGTCTTGGACCCCCGGCAATAGCGTTCAAACTTAAAGGTTTCTTTGCATGAAGCTTTTCCAGCTCTTGAATTTTATCTTCTGAAACACTGGCATGATCAATGGCTTCTAGAGATTCCACGAGCTTTCCTTTTATTACATCCCAAGCACATTTTTGAAAGTGGTCATCAACCTTTACGTTACTGCAAGCAGAAAAGTTACATGAAAACCCTGGGGAAAAGGGGAGTAATACGGAAAAACAAGCAATACAAGACTAAAACCAGCTGAAGGTAGAAATAAGACATAAGACGTAAATATCTGAAATCAAAGATA
Protein-coding sequences here:
- the LOC115742466 gene encoding uncharacterized protein LOC115742466 isoform X1; protein product: MAECAAAASCIKLHLRGGGVKKGGFSRKLYFRRHGCMSSDIIHIPRGGTHRLSSGTAKRRLDYQQKASSVGCHCVASLVDFDGATALEFTTMVDQALLVASILLTYMAGVVPIGKPRFSPRRIISDDDAINEGSTLSGSNVKVDDHFQKCAWDVIKGKLVESLEAIDHASVSEDKIQELEKLHAKKPLSLNAIAGGPRLRLVWAVLTYLEKEVDSIPEGFENGTVEDWLVLFSEIIQSSSHPVCVAWLDNELSERSSDVKEALFTLMLQKLEGDSTILQNIRRSGKEDLFAELLCFLKFGSLRKDCYYNSCLFVSQGISILEDLVIAIADGIASIYLELISVDGNLSNEMNNLDLALCSLSTRALQRLRNEVALNLWLHQNIEAVVSMYEDRFDLCILQSQPIEEPSKSISENLGWWENFFRKKSGTRSSLLHHVIVGQFSMPVKRTKELRALTGWRYYFSLFLELSDITTPVIRTFVKKISDAVSFFLICLIGRSLGLIYTGIRQSLRWK
- the LOC115742466 gene encoding uncharacterized protein LOC115742466 isoform X2 → MAECAAAASCIKLHLRGGGVKKGGFSRKLYFRRHGCMSSDIIHIPRGGTHRLSSGTAKRRLDYQQKASSVGCHCVASLVDFDGATALEFTTMVDQALLVASILLTYMAGVVPIGKPRFSPRRIISDDDAINEGSTLSGSNVKVDDHFQKCAWDVIKGKLVESLEAIDHASVSEDKIQELEKLHAKKPLSLNAIAGGPRLRLVWAVLTYLEKEVDSIPEGFENGTVEDWLVLFSEIIQSSSHPVCVAWLDNELSERSSDVKEALFTLMLQKLEGDSTILQNIRRSGKEDLFAELLCFLKFGSLRKDCYYNSCLFVSQGISILEDLVIAIADGIASIYLELISVDGNLSNEMNNLDLALCSLSTRALQRLRNEVALNLWLHQNIEAVVSMYEDRFDLCILQSQPIEEPSKSISENLGWWENFFRKKSGTRSSLLHHVIVGQFSMPVKRTKELRALTGW